ATCGAGCGCCAAAAACAAGGATTAAAGCCTTTACAAATCGATGAAAATTTAAGTAAAGTCGCTCGTGAAAAATCATTAGATATGCAGCGCAACAACTATTTTTCTCATACAAGTCCAACTTATGGTTCACCTTTTGAAATGATGAACAAATTTGGAATTACGTACAAAACAGCAGGAGAAAATATTGCCAAAGGGCAAAGAACACCTGAAGAAGTCGTACAAGCATGGATGAATAGTGATGGGCATCGTAAAAATATTTTAAATCCAAACTTTACTCACATTGGTGTCGGATATAGTGAAAACGGAAAATATTGGACACAAATGTTCATCGGTAAATAATGGTTCATTTTACGAGAAAAGGGTCTGACTTTAGTGGGGTCAGACCCTTTTGGTTGAGAAAGCCTCGTCATTTTATCCTTTTATATGGATTTAACCATCCCGCCATCTACTAACAATGTTTGCCCTGTTACATATGTATTTAATTTAGAAAGTAAGAAGACTGCATAGTTAGCAAATTCATCAGGATTGCCATAGCGGCCAAGTGGAATGGCTGCTTTCATTTTTTCTTGAATTTGTTCAACGGTCACACCTTGCTTTTCTGCATTGATTTGATCTAGCTGTGCAACGCGGTCGGTTGCAATTCGGCCAGGTGCAACTGTATTAATGAGTATTTGATACGGGGCAAACTCTAATGCTAATGTTTTCGTTAAACCAACAATTCCTAGGCGAAACGTATTGGACAAAATAAGCCCTTGAATCGGCTCTTTCACAGAAGATGAAGCAATATTCACAATTCGTCCACCATTTTTCTTTAAATAAGGAAGTGCTTGCCGAATAAAGCGAATATAACTTAATAGGTTTAACTCAAAAGCATGTTGCCAATCCTCATCAGTCATTTGCTCAAAAGTTCCGGCTTTAGGACCTCCTGCGTTATTAACAAGAAGATCAATGGTTCCAAGCTTATCGATTGTTTGGTTAATCACTTTCTCAATATCTTCCTTTGACGAGATATCAGCTTTTGTATAATATACTTTTCCTTTATTCAGTGACGATAATTCTTTTTGGACCGCTTGAAGCTTCTCTTCGTTTCGGCTTACAAGCATCACATTTGCGCCTTCTTCCACTAATTTTTCGGCTATGGCTTTACCAAGCCCTTGACTTGAAGCCACAACTAGTGCACTTAATCCTTTAATTCCTAAGTCCATTCCATTTCCCCCATCTTGTTTTTTCTTTTAGTTTACCATGATTTGCACCAAAATAAAAAAAATGCACTTGAACTTTTGAAAAAAGCTCAAGTGCTAAATTGTTAAACAGAAAAATACTTGACTATTTTTTGCAGTTTTTTACTAAATTCATGCAATTCTTCCGCTGATTGAGAAACGGTCTCAAACACATTCAACTGTTCATTCGTTGACGCACTTACTTCTTCTATACTTGCAGTTGATTGCTCAGAAATGGC
This genomic interval from Bacillus alveayuensis contains the following:
- a CDS encoding 3-oxoacyl-[acyl-carrier protein] reductase (product_source=KO:K00059; cath_funfam=3.40.50.720; cog=COG1028; ko=KO:K00059; pfam=PF13561; superfamily=51735), whose product is MDLGIKGLSALVVASSQGLGKAIAEKLVEEGANVMLVSRNEEKLQAVQKELSSLNKGKVYYTKADISSKEDIEKVINQTIDKLGTIDLLVNNAGGPKAGTFEQMTDEDWQHAFELNLLSYIRFIRQALPYLKKNGGRIVNIASSSVKEPIQGLILSNTFRLGIVGLTKTLALEFAPYQILINTVAPGRIATDRVAQLDQINAEKQGVTVEQIQEKMKAAIPLGRYGNPDEFANYAVFLLSKLNTYVTGQTLLVDGGMVKSI